The Mangrovimonas cancribranchiae nucleotide sequence AAAGATTCACAAGGACTTTGTTTTATTGGTAAAGTAAGATTGCCAGATTTTTTACAACAGCAATTAAAACCTAAAGAAGGTGTTATTGTTGAAGTAGCCAATAATCATGATAAGTATAATAAGGAACTCCCTGAGTTTAAGTCCAAGGAAGAGGAACTAAAATATTTATCAGAAAAAGTGAGTTATCAGCAAATAGATGGTAAGGTTGTTGGAAAACACCAAGGCGCCCATTTCTTTACCAAAGGACAACGTAAAGGGTTAGCCGTTGGCGGAACAGCAGAACCATTATTTGTTATAGAAACCGATGTAAATGAAAATGTAATCTATACAGGTCAAGGGAAATCACATCCAGGGTTATATAAGAGTGCCCTTTTTATTACTAACGATGAGTTGCATTGGGTTAGAGAAGACTTGTCTTTAAACGAAGGAGAAACCATGGATGTTATGGCGCGTATTCGATACAGACAACCGTTACAAAAAGCCAAATTACATAAAGTTGCAAATGGATTGTATGTTGTGTTCGAGCAACCACAATCTGCTATAACCGAAGGTCAATTTGTAGCATGGTATATAGAAGATGAGCTTGTAGGGTCTGGAGTTATTTCGTAATAAGTAAACAATCTCAGAGCAAGCTTGAGAGGCATTAAACGGAAACCAAAAACACATTTCGATGTAAACATCGGAACATTTTAAATCTCACTTAGTGAGTAAAATCATTTTTTAAAACGCCTAAATCATTATTATGAGTAACAATAAAATTACAGAACTTTTTAATATTGAGTATCCAATTATCCAAGCAGGAATGATTTGGAATAGCGGTTGGCGGTTGGCATCGGCAGCTAGTAACTCAGGGATTTTAGGGTTAATAGGAGCTGGTAGCATGTATCCAGAAGTCCTTAGAGAACACATTCAAAAATGTAAGAAGACTACCGATAAACCGTTTGGCGTAAACGTACCTATGCTATATCCTGATATTGAAAAAATCATGGATATTATTGTTGAAGAAGGAGTGAAAATTGTATTCACTTCAGCAGGAAATCCAAAAACGTGGACCAAATGGTTACAAGAAAAAGGCATAACCGTAGTTCATGTAGTAAGTAGTGTCAAGTTTGCACTAAAGGCACAAGAAGCTGGCGTAGATGCTGTAGTAGCTGAAGGATTTGAAGCTGGCGGACATAATGGCCGCGATGAAACCACAACGCTTACCTTAATTCCTATGGTAAAAGAGCAATTAGAAATTCCATTAATTGCAGCAGGAGGTGTTGCCAACGGGCAAGCCATGTTAGCTTGTATGGTTTTAGGAGCCGATGGTGTGCAAGTAGGAAGTCGCTTTGTAGCTAGCGAAGAAAGTTCGGCACATCAAGCGTTTAAGCAAGTGGTTGTTAATGCCAAAGAAGGCGATACTCAGTTAACATTAAAAGAGTTAGCGCCAGTAAGGTTAATAAAAAATAAGTTTTTTCAAGATATTCAAGAGCTTTACAAGAATAGCCCTTCAGTCGATGACCTTAAAACCCTTTTAGGACGTGCACGAGCTAAAAAAGGCATGTTTGAAGGCGACTTAGAGGAAGGCGAATTAGAAATAGGGCAAATTTCGGGATTAATTCATGAGGTTAAGCCTGTGTCGCAAATTGTAAAAGACATGGTCGAAGAGTTTGAAATAGCTAAAAATAAAGTCACAAAATTGTAGATTATATATTCGTTTAGCTTAAACCTAAGCAGTACTTTTGCGCCATGGTTTTAAGTGACTACACAAAAGAATTTAGTTATAACTGGAAATTGGCAGCACCAGTAATGTTAGGTATGTTAGGGCACACGTTTGTGAGCTTTATCGATAATATTATGGTGGGGCAATTAGGAACAGCCGAACTAGCTGCTGTATCCTTAGGAAACAGTTTTATGTTTGTAGCCATGTCGTTAGGAATTGGTTTTTCAACAGCTATAACACCTTTAGTAGCCGAAGCCGATGGTGCTAAAAATTTTCAGCAAGGAAAATCGGCCTTTAAACACGGGTTATTTTTATGTCTTGTTTTAGGTATAGCATTATTTGCGTTATTGTTTTTTGCTAAACCCTTAATGTATCTTATGAAGCAACCTGCCGAGGTTGTAGAATTGGCTATGCCGTATTTAGATTTGGTAGCCTTTTCGTTAATCCCATTAGTTGTTTTTCAAGCCTTCAAACAGTTTAGCGATGGGTTATCTATGACTAAATACCCTATGTATGCAACTTTGTTAGCCAATGTTGTAAATGTTATTTTAAACTATGTACTCATTTTTGGTAAGTTAGGATTTCCACAATTAGGAATTGTAGGTGCCGCTTATGGGACGTTACTGTCGCGTTTTATAATGGTCGCTTTTTTATGGTGGTTACTTATGAAGCACAAGAAATCTCAAGATTTTGTAACACATATTAAGTTGTTTGTATTAGATAAATTAATGCTTAAGAAACTACTTAATTTAGGGACGCCAAGCGCCATGCAAATGTTTTTCGAGGTTGGTATTTTTACAGCAGCTATTTGGTTAAGTGGGTTGTTAGGTAAAAACCCACAAGCAGCTAATCAAATTGCACTAAATTTATCATCTATGACGTTTATGGTAGCTACAGGATTAAGTGTGGCAGCCATGATTCGAGTTGGAAATCAAAAAGGACTGCATAATTATTTAGAGCTTCGTCGTATTGCGGTATCTATATTTTTGTTAGGTATTATTTTAGCAACCTTATTTGCTATTTTCTTCTTACTTATGCATAATGTATTACCTAAATTGTATGTGGATTATGATGATGTTACTAATTTAGTTGATAATACCGAAGTGGTATCCATAGCAGCAACCTTATTAATAGCTGCGGCTATTTTTCAAATTAGCGATAGCATACAAGTTATTATGTTAGGTGCGTTAAGAGGGTTGCAAGATGTAAAAGTACCAACAGTAATTACCTTTATTTCCTATTGGATAGTTGGATTTCCGATAAGTTATTTCTTAGGAAAAGAACACGTTTATGGAAGTTTTGGTATTTGGTTAGGCTTATTAGCAGGATTAACAATAGCCGCAATTTTGTTGTATATTAGATTTCATATATTAACCAAAAAATTAATTATCTCTAAACATGGAACTTCCTAAATTTTTACTGGGCGATAACACCGATTTTCCGGATACTGTATTTGTTGTGCATACCGATTTTCCTAGATTTATCCTTAATCTAGAAAATGATGATATAGAATGGTTAGAAGATTTTGATCAACACGATCAAAAAGAGTTAGAAACCGAAACCGAAAATCTTATTCAACAAGCTTTAGAATTTTACGATAGGGAAGTAGCACGTTACGAAGACGATTAAAAACTATGTTAGAACAAATTTTACATTTAGATACCGAGTTATTCATCTACTTAAATAATTTAGGAACAAAAAGTTGGGACGCTTTTTGGATGTTTTATACCACCAAATTTTATTGGATACCACTTTATGCCATATTGCTCTTTTTTATTTTTAAAGAAGAAAACCATAAAATGTTCTTACTAACATTAGTGCTTATTGTGGCTATGGTAACTTTTACCGACCAAATTACCAATGTGTTTAAGCATGGCTTAATGCGTCCAAGGCCTTGCCATGAAGAGGCGTTGCAAAGTTTAATGCGTTTAGTAAAACCGTATTGTGGTGGTAAATATGGGTATTTTTCAGGTCATGCTTCAAACTCTATGGCCGTAGCGGTATTTAGTAGTTTGCTACTTCGACGACGCTTTAAAAACCTGATTTGGATTATGGTTATTTGGTCAATAGCTATGGGATATAGTCGAATTTACATAGGTGTTCATTATCCATTAGATGTATTAAGCGGATTAACATTTGGAGCCTTATCAGGAGTTATGTTTTATAGGTTGAATGAATATTTTAAAAGAAGATATAATCTTGTTTAACAAATAATCTTTTACCTTAATGTTTTAAATGTTTAGGTAAAAGATGTTACTTTGTAAATAACGCTATTAATTAATTTATGAAAATTTTAGTTACAGGAGCTGTTGGTTTTATTGGTTCACATACGGCAGAAAGATTACAACATTTAGGTCACGAAGTAATAGGCATAGACAATTTTTCACCCTATTATAGTAAAGAGTTAAAAAACTTAAATAAAAAGGCGTTATCCAGCGCAGGAATACAGGTTTTAGATTACGATTTAAGAGAGAGTAATTTAGAAACTGTTTTGCCTAAAGATATTAACTATATTTTTCATTTTGCTGCGCAGCCAGGAATTTCTTCAACATCCTCTTTCGAAGATTATTTTAGTAACAATATTATTGCTACAAAAAACCTTATTGATTATGCGTTGCAATTGCCAGACTTAAAGCTGTTTGTTAACATAGGAACATCGTCAATTTATGGGTTAGAAGCTACTTTTCCAGAAGATAAAGCTCCAAAACCGGCCTCACATTATGGCGTAACAAAATTAGCGGCCGAGCAGTTAGTGCTTCAAAAATCGAGAGAAAAACAAATGGCCTCTTGTTCGTTACGATTGTATTCGGTTATTGGGCCAAGAGAACGTCCAGAGAAAATGTACACTAAACTTATTGCATTAGGTTTAAAAGATGAAGCCTTTCCGTTATTTGAAGGTAGCGATAAACACTTAAGAAGCTTTACATACGTTGGCGATATTGTCGATGGCGTGGTATCTGTAATAGAAAAAGAAGATCTTGTTAATGGTGAAATAATTAACTTAGGAACCGAAGTGGAACATACCACACAAGAAGGTATAGAAGCTGTTGAAAAGGTTTTAGGAAAGCAAATAAAAATAGATGTTAAGCCTAAGCGTCCTGGAGACCAGTGGCGCACAAAAGCAAATATAGATAAGGCAAGGGAATTATTACAGTATAATCCGCAAACAACCTTGTTAGAGGCTGTAGAAAAACAAGTTGCTTGGTATAAAGAGAATTTTTTATAAGTCTTTTTCCAAACTTAATAAATACTCGGCTGCAGCAAAAGGTGTAGTTTTATTATCTTCTATAAGCTGAAGTTGTGTAGCTAAGGCTTTTTTAATAACCTCATGATTAAAAAAACGTTGCTTTAATTGTTCTTCTATGGTTTGTGTTAACCAAAACTTATGTTGCTCTAAACGTTTATGCTCAAAATAACCATTGGTTTTTGTTTGGGCTATATAGTTGGAAATAATCTCCCAAATACTATCAATCCCTTCCTTTTGTAAAGCACTACAAAGGGTGACTTTAGGTGTCCAACCAGATGTTTTTTCGGGATAAAGGTGTAATGCCCGATTAAATTCTACTTTGGCTAATTTTGCAGCTTTTATATTATCGCCATCGGCTTTATTTATTGCTATTGCATCGGCCATTTCAATAATACCACGTTTTATACCTTGCAATTCATCGCCAGCACGAGCCAACTTTAATAGTAAAAAGAAATCAACCATGCTATGTACAGCTGTTTCGCTTTGTCCAACACCAACAGTTTCTATAATAATGGTGTCAAATCCAGCAGCTTCACATAAAATAATAGCTTCACGTGTTTTTCTAGCAACACCGCCAAGCGAATTACCAGAAGCCGACGGCCTAATAAAGGCGTTGGAGTTGTTCACCAAAGCTTCCATACGGGTTTTATCGCCTAAAATACTGCCTTTTGTTACAGAGCTACTAGGATCTACAGCTAAGACTGCTACTTTTTTTCCTTGAGAGGTTAAATACTCACCAAAAGCTTCAATAAATGTACTTTTACCTACACCTGGAACACCTGTAATACCAATTCTAGTGGAGTTATTAGCGTACTTTAAGCATTGTTTAATAATTTCTGAAGCCTTTTTATAATGTGTAGGGTTTGTGCTTTCAACTAAAGTTATAGCACGACTTAATGCTGTTATATCGCCTGAAATAATATCTTGAGTTAGTGATTGAGCATTAGGCTGTGCTTTACGTTTTTGTTTAAATTTATTAATATGAGAAATGTTGGTAATCTCAGGATCTGAGACACCATCTTTTTCATGTAACGCCGAGGTATGTTTATTTTTCTTCGCCAAACTTAGATAAAGGAACAGCTATTTTTACATTATCCCAAACCATAGTAAGAGATAAATCGTCTAAAGCATTGTCAAAACCTATGGTAAATTGCTCTACAGTCGTGTTAATTTTTTCAACAGGAACTTCAATGTTAATAAGATCAAAATTAGGGTCACGCATCGGGTTCATTTCCATATCAACTCCCCAAGGATATTGTTTAGAATTAAACATAACATGCCAAGTAGAGTCGTTAGGAATAGTCCACAATGTATATTTCCCTACGGGTAGCGAATCGCCTTTTATATTTAAGGCTTGATTGGTTTCAAAAGTAGTTGCCTCGTTAGCGCCTGTACGCCATACTTTTTTATAAGGGACTAAACCACCAAAAATATCACGACCTCGTTTAGAAGGACGATTATAAAACACTTGTAGTTTTAAATCATTCTTAGCAAAAGAAACCGTGTCTTTAGGACTTAAACGTTTGTTTAATAAACTATCATCAATAAAATAAGAATAGAGGAAAACCCCAACAGCAACAAGGAGTAATACCCATAAAACCCATTTCAAAAATCTGTTCATAAATATTTGGATTAATTAAGCAATCAAAGATAAATAGAAAACTTGTACTCGTAAAAGAGAAACGTTCAAATCTTCCGTAATATTTTAATAACTTAAAAAACTTTTACATTTTTTGCAACACAAATGTTTTTGTGTCGTCTTTAAAGTGAACTAATCAAGAAACCAAAAAAATAGCGCATGCTTCAAGAGCAGCTTATAGCAAAATGCAAACAAAATAACCGTATGGCACAAATGCAGTTATACAACCAGTACTGCAATGGTATGTATGTTGTGGCACGTAGGTTTTTAACACATGAAGCAGAAGCTGAAGATGCTGTACAAGAGGCGTTTATAAAAGCGTTTTCAAGACTGCATCAATTTGAAGCAGAAGTGACTTTTGGTGCTTGGTTAAAACGTATTGTGATTAATACTTGTATCGATACCTTAAAGACTAAAAAGCATCAACTATTACAGTTGGATGAAGGACATCTTAAAGTGGTCGATACAGAAATAGATGACAAATGGTTAGTAAATGACGATATAACAGTACAAGATGTTAAACACGCTATAGAAGATTTACCCGATAAATATAGGTTTGTGGTTATGTTGTATTTAATAGAAGGTTACGATCATCAAGAAATTGCCAGCATATTAAACATAACAGAAGTAGCCTCAAGAACACAATTATCACGAGGTAAGAAAAAGTTACAAAACAGTTTAAAATTTAAAACACATGGCACAGGATATTAAAGAACTTTTAAAAAGCAATCAAAATAACGAACAGGTCACAATGCCTAAAGGTCATGAAAAACGTTTTTTAACCCGTTTGGATAATACATTTCCAGAGGTAGATGCACCAAAATCAAAACGGTGGTATTGGTTCTCTATAGCGGCTAGTATAGTGGTTGTTTTAGGAATAGGTTATGCCATGATTTTTTCATCTGATAAACCCATTGAAAATACTGTAGCAGAGACGACTAATAAGGGAACGCAACCAGAGAAAACACTAGGCGATGTATCGCCAGACCTAAAAAAAATAGAGGACTATTATTTAGCGAGTATTAATTATGAGCTGTCTAAGGTTAAAGTAACATCAGAAAATAAAGAATTATTTGACGGCTATATTACACGCCTAGAAGCGCTCAATCAAGAATACAAAAAATTGTCCAAGGAGTTAACTAAAAATGGTCCCAATGAGTTTACAGTAAATGCCTTAATTAATAACCTTAAAATGCGTCTTAATCTGTTATATCGTTTAAAAGAACAATTAGAAACACTTTCAAACAACAGTCAAAAAACAATTTAAAATCATGCAATTTTTAACTAAAATAATAACATTAAGCTTGGTGCTTTTTATATCAAGTGCTATGGCGCAACAACGATTAGAGAAAGTCTCTCAATCTATTAATGTTAATGACGATGTAGTTATCGATTTAAACACGAGTTATACAAATTTAGAAATAGACACTTGGAATAAAGATATCATTGAAATTGAAGCTTATATTGAAAGCGATAAACTTTCTGAAGCCGAATTACGCAAGTTTTTAGAATCTTGGGGAGTAGATATAGATGCTTCAAAATCTAACGTAAGTATTGTTACTTTAGGTGAATTAGGATCTTGGGACGAAAATTTAGTTTTATTTGAAGACTCTTATACCGATGCACTTCGTATTATGGAAATGGAATTGGCAGAGATTCCAGAAATTCCTATTGTAGAACCATTATTAGAGTCATTACTTTTATCTGAAATACCACCTGTGCCCCCATTGCCAGATATGCCAGAAATGCCATCGGTGCCACCATTACCAGAACTTCCAGAAGGTATGGCAGGAAAAGGGTTCGATTATAAAAAATACCAAAAAGAAGGCGAAGCTTACTTAGAAAAATGGGGCGAAGAATATGGTGAAAAGTATGGCGAAGAATATGCAAGAAAAATGGAAGCTTGGTCCAAAAAATGGGAAAATAGTGCTGAAATGAAAGCGTTTGAGAAGAAAATGGAAGCCTGGGGTGAAAAGTTTGGTGAAGAATTTGGAGAAAAATTTGGAAAAGAAATGGAAGCTTGGGGAAAACGTTTTGAAAAGCAAATGGAACAAAAAGCAAAACGCTTAGAAGAGCGTCAAGCAGTTTTAGAACAACGCCAAGAAGCAAGAGAACAAGCCATAAAAGAACGTCAAGAGCATGCCAAGGCAAGAATGGAGGCTAGACAAAAGGCAAACGAAGCAAGACGTAAGGCAAGAATAAAACAATTTAATAGCGCAAACGATGGGGTAAAGAAAAGCATTAAAATTAAAATGCCTAAAAAAGCAAAATTAAATATAAACGTTCGCCATGGCGAATTAAAATTTGCGGCAAACATAAATAATGTTAAAGCCAATTTATCGCATACAGCATTATTAGCAAGTAGTATTGATGGAAGTAACACTTCCATCAATGTTTCTTATGCGCCAGTAGATATTACTACATGGAAAGCAGGAGAATTACTCCTAAATTTTGTAGATCAAGCAAGTGTAAATAATGTAGACAGGTTAGTGCTAAGTGCAAATTCATCAAATATAGATTTAGGTACCATTAAAGGAAATGCTATTATTGATGGAAGTTTTGGCGACCTAAACATAGGAAATATAGATAGCACATTTAACAATATTAATATTACTTTAGAAAATAGCGACGCCTTATTACGTTTACCTAATACAGGCTTTAATTTACAATATAAAGGCACACATTCTAGATTACTTCATCCAAATAATAGCAGCGATGAAAATGTGGCTAGCTTTTCTACCGGAAATTTAAGTAGCTATAAAACTATTGTTGTAAATGCAAAGTTTAGCGAGGTAATTATGCAATAGTTTTTTACTTTTGAATGTATGAGTCCATCTACATTCAACATATTTTTAAAACAATTAAGTCGGAATGCACATCCTGTTTTAAACCCTAAAATAGCATCAAGTGCGTATGTTCCGATTAATCTTTCTGAAACCAATCCTCAGCTAAATACCTTCAATGTAGCGTCATCTTCAGATTGGGAAAAGTTTATGCAATCCCATTTAAAGTCACATCAAGCTAAAGTTGCTTATGGGGGTTATTTAGAACAGCGAAATATTTATAAACGAAGCGGTTATTTTAACCCTGCTAATCATAGTATGGAACGGAATATCCACCTTGGTATTGACTTTTGGTTGGACGCTGGAGAAAATATTTACGCCCCATTACAGGGAACGATTCATAGTTTTAAAAACAACACAAACTATGGCGATTATGGGCCAACTATAATTTTAGAACATACTATAGAGAATCAAGTGTTTTTTACACTTTATGGTCATTTAAGTTTAGCGTCTATTAAAGACATTAAACAAGGCGATGTTGTGCAACGAGGCGAGGCTTTTGCTACCTTAGGAACTGCTGAGGTTAATGGCGATTATGCACCACATCTTCATTTTCAAATTATTCGTGATATAGCCAAATATGAAGGCGATTATCCTGGCGTTTGTAGCAAAAAAAACCTGGACAAGTTTAAAAGTAACTGTCCAGATCCAAATGTGTTGTTGAATCTTTATTAGTGGTTCATAACAATTTTATAGATACTTTTTCCTTGTTTATTAGTTCTAACATGCATAAAGTAAGTACCATTTCTTAATAGTTTTGATAAGTTAATAGATGTTTGCTGGCTATTAACATCAAACGTATCAAAGTAAAGTACTTGTTTGCCGTTTAAATCAAAAAAGGCTACCGATTGTAAACCATTGTTTTTACCTACATCGATATGAATTTGATCGCTAACAGGGTTAGGGTAAATTAGTAAGCCATTTATAGTATTTGTATTATCTATACCTAATCGTTGTAAAGTTATAGTGTTAGTATAGCCTACTAAATTCTCTCCATGTTGATTGCTAACTTGTGTAGAAGCATTTTGGGAAGTAATATGGGAAATTTCAATAAGCCCCGTATTATTTAATATTTCAAACTCAATATTAAAAACGGTAATGTTTTCGGTTATTAAAGATCCTAAATTTCCAGCAGAAAACTTAATTAAACCTGGAACATTCAAATCGTGCTGTAGGATAGCATCAAATTCAAAAACTTGATGTATTTGCGTGGGCTGTATTACATTTGGGTCGTATGTAAGATACACTTGTAAACCATTAAAAGGTGTTTCTGGTAACGCTTTTAATGTATAAACAAAAGTGTCGCCTGTTTGTAAGCTATTTTCTATAATAACACTGGCATCTAAGTCTACAGTTTGAGCAGTAATAGGGTTTGAAATGCCTAATACACTTATAAATCCTAATATGAAAAGAGATATTGTTTTAGTCATGACTATTTTTTTAGTTATTCTGATCTTCACCCGCAACAGAAAAGTTACCAGATAGAAGTCCAAAATCATTAATAAAAACACCTGCATCTCCATTAAAATCGGCAGATGAGTTGTAATCTAAATCACCTTCTATTAGACCAAAGGTTCCCGATAGTACACCAAAGTCAAAAATGTCTACAATATTGTCGTTGTTTACATCGCCAGCTAATAAAAGAGGAACGGTCTCATTAATATTTTCAGAGATTGTTACTGAAAGAGCACGTTGTAAAAACATAGGGTGTTTTACTAAAATTTTGTACGAGCCGCTTTCTAAAGTTGAACTCAGTAAAATGTTGCCAGCAGTATCTGCTGTTTCGGTTTCGGTTATTATAGGAGTTACTAAATCGTTAATATCATAAATCACAATATTATAATTGCCACTGTAATCCGTACGTCCTTGAAGCGAGACGATTAGATCTACGGTATAAAACCCAACTTCTACAGTAATAAGTTGGTCGCAACTTACCGATGTATTCCCTGAAGCATCAGTTGCTGTCCATGTAATGGTGGTGTCTCCCAATGGATAGAGGTCGTTTAAAGACATACCATCAGAACGAATACCAGTGTAAGTTATCTCGGTAGAACAATTGTCGGTTGCTGTTGGGGTAATTATATTAACATTTGTTTCTGTTGTTCCAGAAACTACTTGCTCAATAATTGCTTCTGGACACGTTATAATTGGAGCTTCAGTATCATCAAGAATAGTCCAAGTAAAGGACCTTGATTTGCTAAGGCTGCCAGGTTTTGAGGCTGTTACGGTTACGATGTAAACCCCATCGCTATTTGGTCCTCCATTTACGGCTGATTCATCTATTTGCCCAAAAATTAGACCATTTGTTGGTTCTATATCGGTGCCTAGTGGTTGTCCAGAAATGCTATATGTTATATTGTCTAATGGATTACCTCCAGAGGCTTCTGCCTGAAAATCTGATACCTCTAACTCACATGAAGTTACATCAGATATGGGTTCTATTTCAATTTCAGGATAAGTGACGGCTAAAATTTCAATAGCATTAACTAAAGGATTTTGAAGTTCATGAACAAATGAAATATCTAAAACACCATCGTTTAAAGATACATTACGTTGTACCATACCAGCAATTCTATGTCCAAATTCGCCAACAGGATCTAAGCTTTCTATTTGTCTTACACCTTCTATATCGACATGTTCTATTCGCTCGCCAGGATTTGGTGTGCCATTGTATAGATTAGTAAAGTATAAATTAACAATATAGTCGCCATTAGGGAGTGTGATAGAGTAAGTCATAAGTTCTTCTGGGTCACTATTACTTAGCTCATATCTCATAACATCATTATACTCGCTGTTACTTATATAGTTTGGAATAGAAGGGTCTTTAAATGCGGGATCAATACTGCTAATAGAATAGCTAGTTCCTCGATTTACAACAAAAGATGCCCCAACAATAGTTGTATTATCTTCCCAATTTGGCCCATTATCTGTGGAAAGAACCTCTGGCCCTCCACAATTTATCCTTACTAGAGGCGAATAAATATCGGTAAGGTGTCCTATTAAATTAACTAATGTAGTGCTTGTGCCAGAATGTACAATTTCTAATTGGGCATTCTTAATTCCAATAAGGCCATCGGAACTAAAATCGATAGGGATATCTATAGATGCACTTGGTGGTATATTTAATGGTAAACTAATATCTGAAGAAAAAAGTGTGGCATCATCGCCACTAAAGTTTAATTG carries:
- the meaB gene encoding methylmalonyl Co-A mutase-associated GTPase MeaB; translated protein: MAKKNKHTSALHEKDGVSDPEITNISHINKFKQKRKAQPNAQSLTQDIISGDITALSRAITLVESTNPTHYKKASEIIKQCLKYANNSTRIGITGVPGVGKSTFIEAFGEYLTSQGKKVAVLAVDPSSSVTKGSILGDKTRMEALVNNSNAFIRPSASGNSLGGVARKTREAIILCEAAGFDTIIIETVGVGQSETAVHSMVDFFLLLKLARAGDELQGIKRGIIEMADAIAINKADGDNIKAAKLAKVEFNRALHLYPEKTSGWTPKVTLCSALQKEGIDSIWEIISNYIAQTKTNGYFEHKRLEQHKFWLTQTIEEQLKQRFFNHEVIKKALATQLQLIEDNKTTPFAAAEYLLSLEKDL
- a CDS encoding DUF2911 domain-containing protein produces the protein MNRFLKWVLWVLLLVAVGVFLYSYFIDDSLLNKRLSPKDTVSFAKNDLKLQVFYNRPSKRGRDIFGGLVPYKKVWRTGANEATTFETNQALNIKGDSLPVGKYTLWTIPNDSTWHVMFNSKQYPWGVDMEMNPMRDPNFDLINIEVPVEKINTTVEQFTIGFDNALDDLSLTMVWDNVKIAVPLSKFGEEK
- a CDS encoding nitronate monooxygenase — translated: MSNNKITELFNIEYPIIQAGMIWNSGWRLASAASNSGILGLIGAGSMYPEVLREHIQKCKKTTDKPFGVNVPMLYPDIEKIMDIIVEEGVKIVFTSAGNPKTWTKWLQEKGITVVHVVSSVKFALKAQEAGVDAVVAEGFEAGGHNGRDETTTLTLIPMVKEQLEIPLIAAGGVANGQAMLACMVLGADGVQVGSRFVASEESSAHQAFKQVVVNAKEGDTQLTLKELAPVRLIKNKFFQDIQELYKNSPSVDDLKTLLGRARAKKGMFEGDLEEGELEIGQISGLIHEVKPVSQIVKDMVEEFEIAKNKVTKL
- a CDS encoding peptidoglycan DD-metalloendopeptidase family protein, which produces MSPSTFNIFLKQLSRNAHPVLNPKIASSAYVPINLSETNPQLNTFNVASSSDWEKFMQSHLKSHQAKVAYGGYLEQRNIYKRSGYFNPANHSMERNIHLGIDFWLDAGENIYAPLQGTIHSFKNNTNYGDYGPTIILEHTIENQVFFTLYGHLSLASIKDIKQGDVVQRGEAFATLGTAEVNGDYAPHLHFQIIRDIAKYEGDYPGVCSKKNLDKFKSNCPDPNVLLNLY
- a CDS encoding RNA polymerase sigma factor gives rise to the protein MLQEQLIAKCKQNNRMAQMQLYNQYCNGMYVVARRFLTHEAEAEDAVQEAFIKAFSRLHQFEAEVTFGAWLKRIVINTCIDTLKTKKHQLLQLDEGHLKVVDTEIDDKWLVNDDITVQDVKHAIEDLPDKYRFVVMLYLIEGYDHQEIASILNITEVASRTQLSRGKKKLQNSLKFKTHGTGY
- a CDS encoding MATE family efflux transporter; the protein is MVLSDYTKEFSYNWKLAAPVMLGMLGHTFVSFIDNIMVGQLGTAELAAVSLGNSFMFVAMSLGIGFSTAITPLVAEADGAKNFQQGKSAFKHGLFLCLVLGIALFALLFFAKPLMYLMKQPAEVVELAMPYLDLVAFSLIPLVVFQAFKQFSDGLSMTKYPMYATLLANVVNVILNYVLIFGKLGFPQLGIVGAAYGTLLSRFIMVAFLWWLLMKHKKSQDFVTHIKLFVLDKLMLKKLLNLGTPSAMQMFFEVGIFTAAIWLSGLLGKNPQAANQIALNLSSMTFMVATGLSVAAMIRVGNQKGLHNYLELRRIAVSIFLLGIILATLFAIFFLLMHNVLPKLYVDYDDVTNLVDNTEVVSIAATLLIAAAIFQISDSIQVIMLGALRGLQDVKVPTVITFISYWIVGFPISYFLGKEHVYGSFGIWLGLLAGLTIAAILLYIRFHILTKKLIISKHGTS
- a CDS encoding phosphatase PAP2 family protein, with translation MLEQILHLDTELFIYLNNLGTKSWDAFWMFYTTKFYWIPLYAILLFFIFKEENHKMFLLTLVLIVAMVTFTDQITNVFKHGLMRPRPCHEEALQSLMRLVKPYCGGKYGYFSGHASNSMAVAVFSSLLLRRRFKNLIWIMVIWSIAMGYSRIYIGVHYPLDVLSGLTFGALSGVMFYRLNEYFKRRYNLV
- the mnmA gene encoding tRNA 2-thiouridine(34) synthase MnmA, which produces MNKKKRVIVGLSGGVDSSVTAYLLKEQGYEVIGLFMKNWHDDSVTISNECPWLEDSNDAMLVADRLGIPFQTVDLSEQYKERIVDYMFNEYEKGRTPNPDVLCNREIKFDVFMKIALDLGADYVATGHYCRKGTITKEGEEVYQLLAGVDDNKDQSYFLCQLSQAQLAKALFPIGELTKPEVRQIAAEQNLITADKKDSQGLCFIGKVRLPDFLQQQLKPKEGVIVEVANNHDKYNKELPEFKSKEEELKYLSEKVSYQQIDGKVVGKHQGAHFFTKGQRKGLAVGGTAEPLFVIETDVNENVIYTGQGKSHPGLYKSALFITNDELHWVREDLSLNEGETMDVMARIRYRQPLQKAKLHKVANGLYVVFEQPQSAITEGQFVAWYIEDELVGSGVIS
- a CDS encoding NAD-dependent epimerase/dehydratase family protein, with translation MKILVTGAVGFIGSHTAERLQHLGHEVIGIDNFSPYYSKELKNLNKKALSSAGIQVLDYDLRESNLETVLPKDINYIFHFAAQPGISSTSSFEDYFSNNIIATKNLIDYALQLPDLKLFVNIGTSSIYGLEATFPEDKAPKPASHYGVTKLAAEQLVLQKSREKQMASCSLRLYSVIGPRERPEKMYTKLIALGLKDEAFPLFEGSDKHLRSFTYVGDIVDGVVSVIEKEDLVNGEIINLGTEVEHTTQEGIEAVEKVLGKQIKIDVKPKRPGDQWRTKANIDKARELLQYNPQTTLLEAVEKQVAWYKENFL